The Polluticoccus soli sequence TGAAGGCGATCGGCAGGTATGATTTCAACGACATGATCATATGGGTGCTGGATGCATTCAAAAACAATGCGGCCCTTTTGCAAAGTTATCAGGAGCGTCACCAGTTCATCCTTGTCGATGAGTTCCAGGATACCAATGGTGCGCAAAGTGAATTGCTACAAATGCTCACGCAGTTCTGGGACGATCCCAACATCTTCGTGGTAGGCGACGACGATCAGTCCATCTACGAATTCCAGGGGGCGCGTATCCGCAATATCATCGACTTCTACCGTCAATACCAGGACGCTATCAAAGTAGTTGTATTGCCGCAAAACTATCGCTCGTCTCAAGCCATTCTCGATAAAGCGACTGCTACTATCGAGAACAATAAACAACGACTGATATACCAGCTGCAGGATCTGAAGCTGGATAAAAATATTATAGCGTCATTAGGCCGTTTCAAAGATGGCAACGATACGGTAATACCGACTATAGTTAGCTATACGAACAACCTGCACGAAGAAGCGGACATTGTTTTGCAGATAGAAAAGCTGCAGCAACAGAAAGTGCCACTGGCCGATGTTGCCGTACTATATGCGCAACACAAGCAGGCTGACAACATCATAAAGCTCCTCGAGCGTAAGGGCATTCCTTACACTGTAAAAAAACCTGTGAACATACTTGAACTCCCGCTCATAAAGCAGGTCATCAATGTATTGCAGTATATAGAAGAAGAACGCAAGGCACCTTTTACCGGTGAGAGCATGCTGTTCGAAATGATGCATGCCCCTTACTATGAAATTGCCCCGACCGATATTGCCTTACTGTCGATCTATATTCAGACGAACCGTCAACGCGACAAAAGCCTTGGCTTCTGGCGCCTGGTGCTAGGCAACGATCTGTTGCTCGAATCGCTGAACCTGAAATCAGCCACCGCTCTTCGCCGCCTCGGCCGGAACATAGACAACTGGGTACAACAACAGCTCAGTCACCCGCTACCATTGCTGGTTGAAAAGATCATCTATGAAAGTGGCATCGTGGCACACCTGGCGCAAGGTAAAGACCATCTTTGGGATATGCAGGTGCTGCACACTTTCTTCGATTTTGTGAAAGAGTGCTTCGATAAGAATGCCAACATCAAAGTAGCCGACCTGCTGATGATGATCGAAAAGATGCAGGACGAAGGCATCTCGCTGCCGGTACAAAAAGTGGTGCAGAATGAGAACGGCGTGCGTTTCTATACAGCACACGGTGCAAAAGGGCACGAGTTTGAATATGTATTCCTGGTAGGTTGCACCAAAAACTTCTGGGAGAACAAACGTGGTGCTAGCAGCGAATTTAAACTACCCGATACACTCACCAGCACCGACGACGATACCGACAAAACATATAAAACAGAAGTTGCCCGCAGGCTGTTTTATGTGGCACTCACCCGTGCTAAAAAACACTTGCATGTTTCGTTTGCAGGCAGCGACAACCAGGGCAAACCGCTGGAGCATTCTGTATTTATAGACGAAATAAGCAGTGCCGAAGAACGCTTACAAAAAGCAGTACCACAACATGAATTGTTGCAGCATATGCAATGGGCTATGGAACCGGTGTCTGATGTGCGAATAGAGCTGGCCAACCATCAATGGATAGAACGACTGTTATCGCAGTTCACGATGAGCTATACCACACTGAGTAAGTTCCTGAATTGCCCGCTGAGTTTCTACTATGAGAGTATACTACG is a genomic window containing:
- a CDS encoding ATP-dependent helicase, giving the protein MVVNEDVFLGRYNTLNEQQRAAVDAIYGPVMVIAGPGTGKTEVLSMRIANLLRSEAQVQPSEILCLTYTEEATNAMRRRLVQVIGTAAHKVNICTFHGFCNNVIQSNSSYFSLRSLQPITDLERTELLYEILEKLPSGHALRKLSGNIYYDASRLNRLFDFMKRENVRCGDITNAVDTYLNSLPEREEYVYKRAGKGYKKGDLKQALIDEETKRMKDTCAAAELFDVYEERMKAIGRYDFNDMIIWVLDAFKNNAALLQSYQERHQFILVDEFQDTNGAQSELLQMLTQFWDDPNIFVVGDDDQSIYEFQGARIRNIIDFYRQYQDAIKVVVLPQNYRSSQAILDKATATIENNKQRLIYQLQDLKLDKNIIASLGRFKDGNDTVIPTIVSYTNNLHEEADIVLQIEKLQQQKVPLADVAVLYAQHKQADNIIKLLERKGIPYTVKKPVNILELPLIKQVINVLQYIEEERKAPFTGESMLFEMMHAPYYEIAPTDIALLSIYIQTNRQRDKSLGFWRLVLGNDLLLESLNLKSATALRRLGRNIDNWVQQQLSHPLPLLVEKIIYESGIVAHLAQGKDHLWDMQVLHTFFDFVKECFDKNANIKVADLLMMIEKMQDEGISLPVQKVVQNENGVRFYTAHGAKGHEFEYVFLVGCTKNFWENKRGASSEFKLPDTLTSTDDDTDKTYKTEVARRLFYVALTRAKKHLHVSFAGSDNQGKPLEHSVFIDEISSAEERLQKAVPQHELLQHMQWAMEPVSDVRIELANHQWIERLLSQFTMSYTTLSKFLNCPLSFYYESILRVPFQKNDALVFGSAVHAALERMFEIMKENKGLFPPKEDVTRIFAAEMYREQGSFTKVQFERRMEQGLTVLNEYYDKYINDFWKEVEIEHKVSRFMLDGVPVTGKIDKIENHEDGCVVIDYKSGDPDKSASAYTSGPNEKDPLGGDYWRQMVFYKLLLENNPDKTFKFKTGIFDYIEKGKKTNQYKRVEVPVFATDEEIVRKQLKDAYVRIMNHDFDKGCGEEDCNWCNFAKQYQLVRPAVGVEPAEIDV